A genomic segment from Gossypium hirsutum isolate 1008001.06 chromosome D04, Gossypium_hirsutum_v2.1, whole genome shotgun sequence encodes:
- the LOC107926021 gene encoding classical arabinogalactan protein 11, whose product MARQVIVVALIFMAVVGAFVADAAPSPAPSQAPSSSPSGAPASGPISASPSEGPSAEGSEAEGPDTEGPDAEGPDADGPDVEGPEGDDVDYTD is encoded by the coding sequence ATGGCCCGCCAAGTTATCGTTGTTGCTCTTATTTTCATGGCTGTTGTTGGCGCATTTGTTGCCGACGCAGCACCATCACCAGCCCCTTCACAAGCCCCTTCTTCCTCACCTTCTGGAGCTCCTGCTAGTGGCCCCATCAGCGCTAGCCCTAGCGAGGGCCCCTCTGCTGAAGGATCCGAGGCTGAAGGACCCGATACTGAAGGACCCGATGCTGAAGGACCCGATGCCGATGGACCCGATGTTGAAGGACCCGAAGGTGATGACGTTGACTATACTGACTAA